A single genomic interval of Zobellia nedashkovskayae harbors:
- a CDS encoding sigma-54-dependent transcriptional regulator: MPNLLIIEDDAAFCQMLQKFLTKHGYEVETSFTAPDAKSKFGKTNFDLILTDLRLPDYDGIQLLSDIKEVSPKTQVVVMTGYAEVGTAVNAMKKGAFDYISKPFTPDEIVMILDNALKVEANSTQVATSVAQESKESSNQKSANPVAEKVNPKSIVKGVSDASKKLEDYIKLVAPTNMSVLITGESGTGKEVTAKAIHDNSKRKDFNFIAVDCGAIPKELATSEFFGHIKGSFTGAVEDKIGNFEAANKGTLFLDEVGNLSYENQIQLLRALQERKIKRVGSTKEIDVDLRIITATNEDLTEAVEKGTFREDLFHRLNEFSIQIPSLEERFEDLMLFAENFLNKANTSLDKNVDGFSPEVWEAFQQYHWPGNLRELQNVIKRAVLLTSGDEVLMDALPREVLQPKEREATVENFSKSEFEKDRIIKALKKTNFNKSKAAKLLQVTRKTLYNKINHYNLDL; encoded by the coding sequence ATGCCAAACCTTTTAATCATTGAAGATGATGCCGCATTTTGTCAGATGCTCCAAAAGTTTTTGACAAAACACGGTTACGAAGTAGAGACCAGCTTCACCGCCCCAGATGCCAAATCAAAATTTGGAAAAACCAATTTTGATCTGATATTGACCGACTTGCGTTTGCCCGATTATGACGGAATACAATTGTTATCCGACATAAAAGAGGTAAGTCCAAAAACCCAAGTGGTCGTTATGACGGGCTATGCAGAAGTGGGTACGGCTGTAAATGCCATGAAAAAAGGTGCATTCGACTATATTTCAAAGCCTTTTACTCCAGATGAAATTGTAATGATTTTAGATAATGCCTTAAAGGTAGAGGCTAATTCAACCCAAGTTGCTACTTCTGTAGCACAGGAGTCAAAGGAAAGTTCAAATCAAAAAAGTGCAAATCCAGTTGCTGAAAAAGTAAACCCGAAGTCTATAGTTAAAGGAGTTAGTGATGCTTCTAAGAAACTAGAAGATTATATAAAACTGGTAGCCCCAACAAATATGTCGGTTTTGATAACTGGTGAAAGTGGTACCGGTAAAGAAGTGACGGCTAAGGCTATTCATGATAACAGCAAAAGAAAAGACTTCAATTTTATAGCCGTAGACTGTGGTGCGATACCTAAAGAATTGGCTACAAGTGAGTTTTTTGGACATATAAAAGGGAGTTTTACGGGTGCTGTGGAAGATAAAATAGGAAATTTTGAAGCCGCTAATAAAGGAACTTTGTTTTTGGATGAGGTGGGTAATCTGTCTTACGAGAATCAAATACAATTGCTTCGTGCACTTCAAGAAAGAAAAATAAAGCGTGTAGGTAGTACCAAAGAGATTGATGTTGATTTACGTATCATCACTGCTACCAATGAAGATTTGACCGAAGCCGTTGAAAAAGGTACTTTTAGGGAAGATCTTTTTCATAGGTTGAATGAGTTTTCTATTCAAATACCTTCTCTGGAAGAGCGATTTGAAGATTTAATGTTATTTGCAGAGAATTTTTTGAATAAGGCGAATACCAGTTTAGATAAAAACGTAGACGGTTTTTCACCAGAAGTTTGGGAGGCTTTTCAACAGTACCATTGGCCTGGTAACCTTCGTGAATTACAGAATGTTATTAAGCGTGCTGTTCTATTGACTAGTGGTGATGAGGTTCTAATGGATGCTTTACCTCGCGAGGTACTTCAGCCTAAAGAAAGGGAAGCTACCGTAGAGAATTTTTCAAAATCTGAATTTGAAAAAGACCGCATAATAAAAGCTTTAAAAAAGACCAATTTCAATAAATCCAAAGCGGCAAAATTACTTCAGGTAACTAGAAAGACCCTTTATAATAAAATCAACCATTATAATCTGGATTTATAG
- a CDS encoding DUF4301 family protein has protein sequence MILTEKDLALLAKKGISEKKVHDQIETFKEGIPFVQLEKAATVGEGLSKFTDAEEKGLIQKFDASQSNLSLLKFVPASGAASRMFKALFNFLDSYNPANETLDSYFERTNDKALKEFSEGMTNFAFYDLVKQRIAGKTSSKDEEVYLFVKEMMSEDALNYGFFPKGLLPFHNYGDHTATPFEEHLNEASVYAKTGDTAELHFTISEQHGDMFNKEFNDVKERVSGATNTSFKVTYSNQKPSSDTIAVDMQNEPFRNSDGSVLFRPGGHGALIENLNEQDADIIFIKNIDNVTVPKFATEVADSKKVLAGVLITAQEKAFAYAKTLDNDELTSNQLDEIKSFLENDLNVRFSDSFSGFSIGEQIEILKDKINRPIRICGMVVNEGEPGGGPFWINDRKGNISLQIIESAQIDMDKSQQASILKNSTHFNPVDLVCAVKNYKGEKYNLMNFVDVKQGFITGKTKEGRELKALELPGLWNGAMAFWNTIFVEVPSSTFNPVKTVNDLLRPAHQVK, from the coding sequence ATGATACTAACAGAAAAGGATTTGGCCTTACTGGCTAAAAAAGGAATTTCAGAAAAAAAGGTGCACGATCAAATAGAAACTTTTAAAGAAGGTATTCCGTTTGTTCAATTAGAAAAGGCCGCCACGGTGGGTGAAGGTCTTTCAAAATTTACCGATGCAGAAGAAAAGGGATTGATACAGAAGTTTGATGCTTCTCAAAGCAATTTGTCTTTATTGAAGTTCGTTCCGGCATCTGGGGCCGCATCCCGTATGTTTAAGGCTTTATTTAATTTCTTGGACTCATACAACCCAGCAAACGAAACACTTGATAGTTATTTTGAACGTACAAATGATAAAGCCCTTAAAGAATTTTCTGAAGGGATGACCAATTTTGCTTTCTATGATTTGGTAAAGCAACGTATTGCAGGAAAAACTTCCTCAAAAGATGAAGAGGTTTATCTTTTTGTAAAAGAGATGATGTCAGAAGATGCTTTAAACTATGGGTTTTTCCCAAAGGGTTTATTGCCTTTCCATAATTATGGTGACCATACAGCTACACCTTTTGAAGAGCATCTGAACGAAGCATCGGTATATGCAAAAACTGGCGATACGGCAGAGTTACACTTTACTATTAGCGAACAGCATGGTGATATGTTCAATAAGGAGTTCAATGACGTAAAAGAACGTGTTTCTGGAGCTACCAATACTTCCTTTAAGGTAACCTATTCCAATCAAAAGCCATCTTCGGATACTATTGCTGTGGATATGCAAAATGAACCTTTTAGAAATAGTGACGGTTCTGTTCTATTTAGACCAGGTGGGCATGGTGCATTAATAGAGAACTTGAACGAGCAAGATGCAGACATTATTTTTATAAAGAATATAGATAACGTAACCGTACCAAAATTTGCGACCGAGGTTGCAGATAGTAAAAAGGTATTGGCTGGTGTTCTTATAACGGCTCAGGAGAAAGCATTTGCTTATGCCAAGACTTTGGACAACGATGAGTTGACATCAAATCAGTTAGATGAAATTAAGAGCTTTTTAGAAAACGACCTTAATGTTCGTTTCTCGGATAGTTTTTCTGGTTTTAGCATTGGCGAGCAGATCGAAATATTAAAAGATAAGATTAACAGACCCATACGTATTTGTGGTATGGTGGTCAATGAAGGTGAGCCAGGTGGAGGGCCATTTTGGATTAATGACAGAAAGGGTAATATATCACTTCAGATTATTGAGTCGGCTCAAATAGATATGGACAAAAGCCAGCAGGCTAGTATTCTCAAAAATTCTACGCATTTTAACCCTGTAGATTTAGTTTGTGCCGTTAAGAATTATAAAGGAGAAAAGTATAACCTTATGAATTTTGTAGATGTTAAGCAAGGTTTCATTACCGGTAAGACTAAAGAAGGTAGAGAGTTAAAAGCATTAGAGCTTCCTGGTTTATGGAATGGTGCAATGGCTTTTTGGAACACCATTTTTGTTGAAGTACCTTCTTCTACTTTCAACCCTGTTAAGACCGTAAACGATTTATTGAGACCTGCACATCAGGTTAAATAA
- a CDS encoding AAA family ATPase: MEKKFEQEPSDIIKVVLFGPESTGKTTLSDQLARHYNTVWVAEYAREYLQDKWNNERKTCEPKDLLPIAEGQMRLENQLAKKASNVLICDTDLLETKVYSEAYYLGYCDPALEKHALNNHYDLYFLTYIDVPWVGDDLRDKPQERERMFQYFKETLEKYNRKFVILTGNKQERLTAAVEHIDNLLKIK; this comes from the coding sequence ATGGAAAAAAAGTTTGAACAAGAGCCCTCAGACATTATTAAAGTAGTGTTGTTTGGTCCAGAATCTACGGGTAAAACTACACTCTCTGATCAGTTAGCCCGCCATTATAATACGGTTTGGGTTGCTGAGTATGCACGAGAGTACTTACAGGATAAATGGAACAACGAACGCAAGACTTGCGAACCTAAAGACCTTTTGCCTATTGCGGAAGGACAGATGAGACTAGAAAATCAACTGGCAAAAAAGGCTTCCAATGTGCTTATATGTGATACGGATTTGCTTGAAACTAAAGTGTATTCTGAAGCATATTATCTTGGTTATTGTGATCCAGCTTTGGAGAAACATGCATTAAATAATCATTATGATTTATATTTTCTTACTTATATAGATGTGCCTTGGGTGGGCGATGATTTAAGAGATAAGCCGCAAGAACGGGAACGTATGTTTCAATACTTTAAAGAAACCCTTGAAAAATATAATAGGAAATTTGTTATATTAACCGGTAATAAACAAGAACGCTTAACTGCAGCTGTAGAACATATAGATAACTTATTGAAGATTAAATGA
- the pnuC gene encoding nicotinamide riboside transporter PnuC, protein MNHFFDWIFAQYQGTPVHLVVLEIVGVVFGFLSVWFSKKENILVFPTGIISTAIFVYILLVFGLLGDMLINAYYFSMSIYGWYIWTRKVDATHFIPITRTTNSEKKWSVLFFAITVVFVCLVYLYFDKFNNWTAYVDTITTAIFFVGMWLMAKKKLENWVYWIIGDVISVPLYWYKGLIFTSLQYFLFTIVAVYGYLAWKKSLNKSPQTLLK, encoded by the coding sequence ATGAACCATTTTTTTGATTGGATATTTGCCCAATACCAAGGTACGCCCGTACATCTGGTAGTCTTGGAAATTGTTGGGGTAGTCTTTGGCTTTCTTAGTGTTTGGTTTTCAAAAAAAGAAAACATTTTAGTTTTCCCTACGGGGATAATAAGCACAGCAATTTTTGTTTATATCCTTTTGGTGTTTGGTCTCTTGGGTGATATGCTTATAAATGCATATTACTTTTCTATGAGTATATATGGTTGGTACATTTGGACGCGTAAAGTAGATGCTACCCATTTCATACCTATTACCCGAACAACAAACAGCGAGAAGAAATGGTCCGTGCTGTTCTTTGCTATTACAGTTGTATTTGTGTGTCTAGTTTATTTGTATTTTGATAAATTCAATAATTGGACAGCTTATGTAGATACCATTACCACTGCAATTTTCTTTGTGGGTATGTGGCTTATGGCAAAAAAGAAATTAGAAAATTGGGTGTATTGGATTATAGGTGACGTTATTAGCGTTCCCCTTTATTGGTACAAAGGCCTTATATTTACCTCTCTGCAATACTTTTTGTTTACAATTGTTGCAGTTTACGGTTATCTCGCATGGAAAAAAAGTTTGAACAAGAGCCCTCAGACATTATTAAAGTAG
- a CDS encoding thiamine-binding protein yields the protein MNISVELTFSPLQDDFEEHIINFIKKLRASGLTVLENPLSTQVFGEYNEVMDVLKNDIKEAFELMDKGLLFMKIVKSDRSEYEPFF from the coding sequence ATGAACATATCGGTAGAACTCACCTTTTCCCCTCTACAAGACGATTTTGAGGAACACATTATCAATTTTATAAAAAAACTGCGTGCCTCCGGTCTTACGGTTTTAGAAAACCCATTAAGCACACAAGTTTTTGGAGAGTATAATGAGGTAATGGATGTTCTTAAAAACGATATTAAAGAAGCTTTTGAGCTGATGGATAAAGGTCTGTTGTTCATGAAAATTGTAAAGTCTGACCGAAGCGAGTATGAACCATTTTTTTGA
- a CDS encoding 4'-phosphopantetheinyl transferase family protein, producing the protein MPLYKIVKVNKDTKVYIWKVTESEQELSKDIDLTQYCQNRMLGMKSEMHRRGFLSIRHLMAEAGYVDADLQYDEFGKPHLKDGNKISITHSNHFTGIIVSTKNEVGIDVEMQREKILRIAHKFTPIEEYRTIANTDALIRKLTIVWGSKEALYKIYAQQGLSFIHHINVKDFTFDSAATTADILYHGDLSTYQIRFMEFEGFTCVYALKS; encoded by the coding sequence ATGCCTCTTTATAAGATAGTAAAGGTAAATAAGGACACTAAGGTGTATATCTGGAAGGTTACCGAATCAGAACAGGAACTTTCTAAAGATATAGACCTGACTCAATATTGCCAAAACCGAATGTTGGGTATGAAATCTGAGATGCACCGCAGGGGGTTCTTAAGTATCAGACATTTAATGGCAGAAGCTGGTTATGTTGATGCGGATTTGCAGTATGATGAATTTGGAAAGCCCCATTTAAAAGATGGTAATAAAATAAGCATCACCCATTCCAACCACTTTACAGGAATTATCGTGAGCACCAAAAATGAGGTTGGGATAGATGTTGAGATGCAAAGGGAGAAAATCCTACGGATAGCACACAAATTTACGCCTATTGAAGAATACCGAACTATAGCGAATACTGATGCTTTAATACGAAAACTTACTATTGTTTGGGGTAGTAAAGAGGCGCTTTATAAAATATATGCTCAACAGGGTCTAAGCTTTATCCATCATATTAATGTGAAAGATTTCACTTTTGATAGTGCGGCTACTACTGCTGACATTTTATACCACGGAGATTTATCGACTTATCAAATAAGATTTATGGAGTTTGAAGGTTTTACCTGTGTCTACGCTTTAAAGAGTTAA
- the ahcY gene encoding adenosylhomocysteinase, whose translation MDTKTVSYVPYKVKDISLADYGRKEIELAEAEMPGLMALREEYGKEQPLKGSRIAGCLHMTIQTAVLIETLVALGADVTWSSCNIFSTQDHAAAAIAAAGIPVYAWKGMTEEEFSWCIEQTLFFGEDRKPLNMILDDGGDLTNMVLDDYPELAKAIKGLSEETTTGVHRLYERVKKGTLPMPAINVNDSVTKSKFDNKYGCRESAVDAIRRATDTMLAGKKVVVAGYGDVGKGTAASFRGAGSIITVTEIDPICALQACMDGFEVKKLETVVGKADIIITTTGNKDIIRPEHFEAMKDKVIVCNIGHFDNEIDMTWLNNTHGASKDEIKPQVDKYTIDGKDIIVLAEGRLVNLGCATGHPSFVMSNSFTNQTLAQIELWKNSANYKNEVYMLPKHLDEKVAALHLSRLGAELTELKQEQAEYIGVTVEGPFKPEYYRY comes from the coding sequence ATGGATACCAAAACTGTTTCTTATGTACCTTATAAGGTAAAAGATATTTCTTTGGCGGATTATGGAAGGAAAGAAATAGAACTTGCAGAAGCCGAAATGCCAGGTCTTATGGCATTACGTGAAGAATATGGAAAAGAACAACCTTTAAAAGGTTCTAGAATTGCCGGATGTCTTCACATGACCATTCAAACTGCTGTTCTTATTGAAACATTGGTAGCCTTGGGTGCCGATGTTACTTGGAGTTCTTGTAACATTTTCTCTACACAAGATCATGCCGCTGCTGCAATTGCCGCTGCTGGCATACCTGTTTATGCTTGGAAAGGGATGACCGAAGAGGAGTTTAGCTGGTGTATTGAGCAAACTTTGTTCTTTGGAGAGGACCGCAAGCCATTAAACATGATTTTGGATGATGGGGGAGACCTTACAAATATGGTATTGGATGATTATCCTGAATTAGCGAAAGCTATTAAAGGTCTTTCTGAAGAGACTACTACTGGAGTTCACCGTTTATACGAGCGTGTGAAAAAGGGAACTTTACCTATGCCAGCCATTAATGTAAATGATTCGGTTACTAAATCGAAATTCGATAATAAATACGGATGTCGCGAAAGTGCAGTTGATGCTATTCGTCGTGCTACAGATACCATGCTTGCAGGTAAAAAAGTTGTAGTTGCCGGTTACGGAGATGTTGGTAAAGGTACTGCCGCTTCTTTCAGAGGTGCTGGATCAATTATTACCGTTACTGAAATTGACCCAATATGTGCTCTTCAAGCATGTATGGATGGTTTTGAAGTTAAAAAATTGGAAACTGTTGTTGGTAAAGCTGATATTATTATCACCACTACAGGTAACAAAGACATCATCCGTCCAGAGCATTTTGAAGCTATGAAAGATAAAGTCATAGTTTGTAACATTGGTCATTTTGACAATGAGATCGATATGACTTGGTTGAACAACACCCATGGAGCCTCTAAAGACGAAATCAAGCCACAGGTAGACAAGTATACTATTGACGGTAAAGATATTATTGTATTGGCAGAAGGTCGCTTAGTGAACCTTGGTTGCGCTACAGGCCACCCAAGTTTTGTAATGAGTAATTCCTTCACAAACCAAACTCTAGCACAGATAGAGCTTTGGAAGAACAGCGCTAATTACAAGAACGAAGTATACATGCTACCAAAACATCTAGATGAGAAAGTAGCTGCGTTACACCTATCTCGTTTAGGTGCTGAGCTTACAGAACTTAAACAAGAACAAGCCGAATATATTGGTGTAACTGTAGAAGGCCCATTTAAGCCAGAGTATTACAGATATTAG
- the rpmA gene encoding 50S ribosomal protein L27 produces MAHKKGVGSSKNGRESESKRLGVKIFGGQAAIAGNIIVRQRGTRHNPGENVYAGKDHTLHARVDGLVKFEKKAGGKSFVSIEPFEA; encoded by the coding sequence ATGGCACACAAAAAAGGTGTAGGTAGTTCTAAAAACGGTAGGGAATCGGAATCGAAACGTTTAGGCGTTAAGATTTTTGGTGGCCAAGCTGCTATTGCCGGAAATATCATCGTTAGACAACGTGGTACAAGACACAATCCAGGTGAGAATGTGTATGCCGGTAAAGACCATACATTGCATGCCCGTGTAGACGGACTGGTAAAGTTTGAAAAGAAAGCAGGAGGGAAATCATTTGTTTCCATTGAGCCTTTTGAGGCTTAA
- the rplU gene encoding 50S ribosomal protein L21: MYAIVEMAGQQFKVAKDQKVYVHRLQAEEGKKVTFDNVLLLADGSDITVGAPAIDGATIEAKVVKHLRGDKVIVFKKKRRKGYQVKNGHRQALTEIVIESIVAKGGKKAAAPKKEEKPAKKEVAPKAAAPKKSGKADDLKKVEGIGPKIAETLVAAGISTFAELAKVDAAKISEIIADVRGNHVTDTWPAQAKLAAEGKWDELKKWQDELDGGKA; this comes from the coding sequence ATGTACGCAATCGTAGAGATGGCAGGGCAGCAATTTAAAGTTGCGAAAGACCAAAAAGTGTATGTTCACCGTTTACAAGCTGAAGAAGGAAAAAAGGTAACTTTTGACAATGTACTTCTTTTAGCAGACGGATCGGACATTACTGTAGGCGCCCCGGCTATAGACGGAGCCACTATTGAGGCAAAAGTCGTTAAACACCTAAGAGGTGACAAAGTAATCGTCTTCAAGAAAAAGAGACGTAAAGGGTACCAAGTTAAAAATGGTCACCGTCAAGCTTTGACCGAAATCGTAATCGAGAGTATCGTTGCGAAAGGTGGTAAGAAAGCTGCTGCTCCTAAGAAAGAGGAGAAGCCTGCTAAAAAAGAAGTTGCACCGAAAGCTGCTGCTCCTAAGAAATCTGGAAAAGCAGATGACTTGAAAAAAGTTGAAGGTATCGGACCAAAAATTGCCGAAACTTTAGTTGCTGCAGGTATTTCTACATTTGCTGAATTAGCAAAAGTTGATGCCGCTAAGATTTCTGAAATCATCGCAGATGTACGTGGTAACCACGTAACTGATACATGGCCTGCACAAGCTAAATTAGCTGCTGAAGGTAAGTGGGATGAGTTGAAAAAATGGCAAGACGAATTAGACGGTGGTAAAGCATAA
- a CDS encoding DUF4199 domain-containing protein, which yields MKQFAQPIRFGIATSGCLIAYFLILSLFNLHTNIFFSLFNGIITAGGIYEAIKAFKLKHPDSFDYGKGFTAGLITGFVATFAFTIFFALYSTEVNVLFLEELSTVWFKDYKSFEGIVFFTVAVMGFATTVVLTLSFMQLFKTSRNLKRKLVNNT from the coding sequence ATGAAACAATTCGCACAACCCATTCGATTTGGAATCGCCACTAGCGGTTGCCTAATTGCTTATTTTTTGATTCTGTCTTTATTTAACTTACACACAAATATTTTTTTCAGTCTGTTTAATGGTATAATTACGGCAGGAGGAATTTACGAGGCTATCAAGGCTTTTAAGCTAAAGCATCCAGATAGTTTTGACTACGGAAAAGGATTTACTGCGGGACTTATAACTGGTTTTGTGGCGACTTTTGCATTTACGATCTTCTTTGCATTGTATAGTACAGAAGTTAATGTGTTGTTTTTGGAAGAGCTTTCTACAGTCTGGTTTAAGGATTACAAAAGTTTTGAAGGTATAGTGTTTTTCACTGTTGCCGTTATGGGTTTTGCAACAACAGTGGTGTTGACATTATCATTCATGCAACTGTTTAAAACTAGCCGTAATCTTAAAAGAAAATTAGTCAATAATACTTGA
- a CDS encoding M16 family metallopeptidase, translated as MKNKLLSGGFLLLAGFYLQAQEVTYEEYELDNGLHVILHQDKTAPLVTTSVMYHVGGKDRTEGRTGFAHFFEHLLFEGTDNIERGKWFEIVSSHGGKNNANTSQDRTYYYEVFPSNNLKLGLWLESERMMHPVIDQKGIDTQQEVVKEEKRLRYDNSPYGELINEVGKNLFKKHPYKDPNIGYMKDLDAATLEDVIAYNHKYYVPNNAVLVVAGDINVTDTKKMVEDYFGPIPKGADVTRNYPKEDPILKEVRAKAYDANIQIPASVISYRTPGFKERDAYVLDMISTYLSDGRSSKLYKKMVDDQKQALQVGAFNVGQEDYGMYLVYALPVGETALETLVTEMEEEIAKVRDSLISERDHQKLLNKFENQFVNSNSSVEGIANSLARNYLLYGDTELINKEIDIFRSITREEIMEVANKYLRPDQRVIIDYLPEEPQSN; from the coding sequence ATGAAAAACAAATTACTATCAGGAGGTTTTCTTCTCCTAGCTGGGTTTTACCTTCAAGCACAAGAGGTAACCTACGAAGAGTACGAATTAGATAATGGTCTTCACGTCATACTCCATCAAGATAAAACCGCACCTCTGGTTACCACATCTGTAATGTACCATGTGGGTGGCAAAGACCGTACTGAAGGCCGTACTGGTTTCGCTCACTTTTTTGAACACCTACTTTTTGAAGGCACTGATAATATAGAACGTGGCAAGTGGTTCGAAATCGTTTCGTCTCATGGTGGCAAGAATAACGCAAATACGTCTCAAGATCGAACCTATTATTATGAAGTCTTTCCTTCCAACAACCTTAAACTAGGACTTTGGTTAGAATCTGAACGTATGATGCATCCGGTTATTGACCAAAAAGGTATTGACACTCAGCAGGAAGTAGTCAAAGAAGAAAAAAGATTACGTTATGACAATAGCCCATATGGTGAACTTATTAATGAAGTGGGCAAAAATCTCTTTAAAAAGCACCCCTATAAAGACCCTAATATTGGTTATATGAAAGATTTGGATGCTGCAACTTTGGAAGATGTAATTGCTTATAATCACAAGTATTATGTACCAAATAATGCAGTCTTAGTAGTTGCCGGAGATATTAATGTTACGGATACCAAGAAAATGGTAGAAGACTATTTTGGTCCCATACCTAAAGGAGCAGACGTAACACGTAATTACCCAAAAGAAGACCCCATTTTAAAGGAAGTTAGAGCCAAGGCTTATGACGCCAACATACAGATTCCTGCCTCTGTTATTTCCTACAGAACCCCAGGTTTTAAGGAAAGAGATGCATATGTTCTAGATATGATATCTACTTACCTAAGTGACGGGCGTAGTTCAAAACTGTATAAGAAAATGGTAGATGACCAGAAGCAGGCATTACAAGTTGGCGCTTTTAATGTAGGGCAAGAAGATTATGGCATGTATTTAGTTTATGCGCTTCCAGTAGGAGAAACCGCTTTAGAAACTCTGGTTACCGAAATGGAAGAAGAGATTGCTAAGGTTAGGGACAGTCTAATTTCAGAGAGAGATCATCAAAAACTATTGAATAAGTTCGAAAACCAATTTGTAAACTCAAACTCTAGCGTTGAGGGTATTGCAAATTCATTGGCACGTAATTATTTACTTTATGGTGATACTGAATTAATTAATAAAGAAATTGACATCTTTAGATCTATTACACGTGAAGAAATTATGGAAGTAGCCAATAAATATCTGAGACCAGATCAGCGGGTAATTATAGATTACCTTCCAGAAGAACCTCAATCTAACTAA